Proteins found in one Cytophagia bacterium CHB2 genomic segment:
- a CDS encoding DEAD/DEAH box helicase — QGQIMIATEAGAEGINLQFCSLVVNYDLPWNPQRIEQRIGRCHRYGQQHDVVVVNFLNQNNAADQRVFQLLSEKFKLFEGVFGASDEVLGAIESGVDFEKRIAGIYQRCRRPEEINAAFDQLQLDLGAQINEAMTRTRQQLMENFDDEVREKLKVRDTDSNAYLKHFERLLMQLTQHELNNHAEFLSDSSFQLKSCPFSGDIPLGLYELPRRSGEAHLYRLNHPLAEHLLAQAKNRALPLAEVVFDLSRHDGKISILEPFIAQSGRLTVALLTIEALDHAEDYLLMAGMTDGGQLLAADAARRLFSLPAQFVNELPASEEMPQLQDVLLQQQKAIQRDISQRNAAFFEAEAEKLDGWADDLKVGLEREIKELDRQIKEARRTATAALTLDEKLAGQKQIKALEAQRSQKRRSLFDAQDEIDRQREQLISDIEGKLQQRVSQTRLFSIRWRLI; from the coding sequence CAAGGCCAGATTATGATCGCCACCGAAGCCGGCGCCGAGGGCATCAATCTGCAATTCTGCTCGCTGGTGGTGAATTATGATTTGCCGTGGAATCCGCAGCGCATCGAGCAGCGCATTGGCCGCTGCCATCGCTACGGCCAGCAACACGACGTAGTGGTGGTCAATTTTCTCAATCAGAATAACGCGGCGGATCAGCGCGTTTTTCAACTGTTGTCGGAGAAATTCAAGCTCTTCGAAGGCGTCTTTGGCGCGAGCGATGAAGTGCTGGGCGCGATTGAATCCGGCGTCGATTTTGAGAAGCGCATTGCCGGCATTTATCAACGCTGCCGCCGGCCCGAGGAAATCAACGCGGCCTTCGATCAATTGCAGCTCGATTTGGGCGCGCAGATCAACGAGGCGATGACGCGCACGCGCCAGCAGCTCATGGAAAATTTCGACGACGAAGTGCGGGAAAAACTGAAAGTGCGTGACACGGATTCCAATGCCTATTTAAAACATTTCGAGCGTTTGCTCATGCAGCTCACACAGCATGAGTTGAATAATCATGCCGAGTTTCTCAGCGACTCTTCGTTTCAATTAAAATCGTGTCCGTTTTCAGGCGACATTCCGCTCGGGCTTTACGAACTGCCGCGGCGCTCCGGCGAGGCTCATCTTTATCGCCTAAACCATCCGCTGGCAGAGCACCTCCTGGCCCAGGCCAAAAACCGCGCGCTGCCGCTGGCGGAAGTGGTCTTTGACCTCAGCCGGCACGATGGCAAGATCAGCATCTTGGAGCCGTTCATCGCGCAATCCGGTCGCCTGACCGTCGCGCTGTTGACGATCGAAGCGCTCGACCACGCCGAGGATTATCTGCTCATGGCCGGCATGACGGATGGCGGGCAACTGCTGGCTGCCGATGCCGCGCGCCGCTTGTTTTCTTTGCCGGCGCAGTTTGTGAATGAATTGCCGGCAAGCGAAGAAATGCCCCAACTGCAAGACGTTTTGCTTCAGCAGCAAAAGGCGATTCAACGGGACATCTCGCAGCGCAATGCCGCATTCTTTGAGGCCGAGGCCGAAAAATTGGATGGCTGGGCTGATGATTTGAAGGTGGGACTCGAACGTGAAATCAAAGAGCTGGATCGCCAAATCAAAGAGGCGCGGCGCACTGCAACGGCAGCGCTTACTTTGGATGAAAAGCTGGCCGGACAAAAACAAATCAAAGCGCTCGAAGCGCAGCGCAGCCAAAAGCGGCGCTCTTTATTTGATGCACAAGATGAGATTGACCGGCAGCGCGAGCAGCTCATCAGCGATATCGAAGGCAAGCTGCAACAGCGCGTTTCGCAGACGAGGTTGTTTTCGATCCGCTGGAGGCTAATATAA